In Flavobacteriales bacterium, the following are encoded in one genomic region:
- a CDS encoding glycosyltransferase — MKLTVVIVNYNVEHFLEQCLLSVRQASQNVATEVYVVDNISIDGSVEMVKEKFPEVILIENKQNVGFSKANNQAIRVSKGEYVLLLNPDTVVEEDTFEKVVAFMDEHKDAGGLGVKMIDGKGVFLPESKRGLPTPNVAFYKIFGLSNLFPKSKKFGRYHLGYLDKDEVNEIEVLSGAFMLMRRKTLDKVGLLDEDFFMYGEDIDLSYRIILGGYKNYYYPKTKIIHYKGESTKKSSVNYVFVFYNAMIIFAKKHFSSSHANTFSFLIKIAIYFRASIAILNRIVKKLSLPLFDYALSVALLFVVAYFYQEVKPVELKQSLLNIALPIYGLVWLLAMFFMGGYDKPVKLLKILKGGVVGTAVILMVYGLLPKTVQFSRLIIIVGFLTTVFAYIGTRGLLHLFKVKGFDLSAETKKRFVIVGSVEETERVKTILEQTSNIGYLANISPTNQNQDAQYDGIINQLEDFIHINKINEVIFCAKDMTAQQIIHQMSNVSVEENVDFKIAQPNSLFLIGSNSIHTSGDIYLLDLNNITKPENVRNKRVFDMLVSAFLFVLFPVVMLIQRKPIGFVLNCFQVFVGKRTWVGFNVTGEDLKLPKIKEGVLKITTREKEQSPERLYKLNMIYAKDYNVSTDLKIVLGNLRFLGG; from the coding sequence ATGAAACTAACAGTCGTTATAGTCAATTATAATGTAGAGCACTTCCTAGAGCAGTGCTTGTTATCTGTTAGGCAGGCATCCCAAAATGTAGCAACTGAAGTTTATGTGGTAGATAACATCTCTATAGATGGTTCTGTAGAAATGGTCAAAGAGAAGTTTCCTGAGGTTATTTTGATTGAGAACAAACAAAATGTAGGTTTTTCAAAAGCAAATAATCAGGCAATAAGAGTTTCAAAAGGAGAGTATGTATTGTTGTTAAACCCTGATACTGTTGTTGAAGAAGATACTTTCGAAAAAGTAGTTGCCTTTATGGATGAGCATAAAGATGCTGGAGGCCTTGGGGTAAAAATGATTGATGGAAAAGGAGTGTTTTTACCAGAGTCAAAAAGGGGATTGCCGACTCCAAATGTCGCGTTTTATAAAATTTTTGGACTTTCCAATTTGTTTCCTAAATCAAAGAAGTTTGGGAGGTATCACTTAGGGTATTTAGATAAAGATGAAGTGAATGAAATTGAGGTTTTATCTGGGGCTTTTATGTTGATGAGGAGGAAAACCCTCGATAAAGTAGGCTTGCTTGATGAAGATTTCTTTATGTATGGAGAAGATATAGATTTATCCTATCGAATCATATTAGGAGGGTATAAAAATTATTATTATCCCAAAACTAAAATAATACATTACAAAGGAGAAAGTACCAAAAAAAGTTCAGTGAACTATGTGTTTGTATTTTATAATGCGATGATCATTTTTGCGAAAAAACACTTTTCTTCATCTCATGCAAATACGTTTTCTTTTTTGATTAAAATAGCCATTTATTTTCGAGCTTCTATTGCTATTCTGAATCGAATTGTAAAAAAACTAAGTTTACCTTTGTTTGATTATGCACTTTCTGTTGCGTTGTTGTTTGTGGTCGCTTACTTTTATCAAGAAGTTAAGCCTGTCGAGCTTAAGCAGTCCTTGCTAAATATAGCATTGCCCATCTATGGGTTGGTTTGGTTGTTAGCAATGTTCTTTATGGGGGGGTATGATAAACCTGTAAAATTACTAAAGATATTAAAAGGAGGGGTGGTTGGAACAGCTGTAATATTAATGGTTTATGGTTTGTTGCCTAAAACGGTACAGTTTTCTCGGTTGATCATTATTGTAGGGTTTTTAACGACCGTTTTTGCTTATATAGGGACAAGAGGTTTGTTACATCTCTTTAAGGTCAAAGGATTTGACTTAAGCGCAGAAACAAAAAAAAGGTTTGTGATTGTCGGTAGTGTCGAAGAAACAGAACGTGTAAAAACAATATTGGAGCAAACATCGAATATTGGTTATTTAGCCAATATATCTCCGACTAATCAGAATCAGGACGCTCAATATGACGGAATCATTAATCAACTAGAGGATTTTATTCATATCAATAAAATTAATGAAGTTATTTTTTGTGCAAAAGACATGACTGCACAACAAATTATTCACCAAATGTCTAATGTTAGTGTTGAAGAAAATGTCGACTTCAAAATAGCGCAACCCAATAGTTTGTTTTTAATTGGGAGTAACTCGATCCACACCTCAGGAGATATTTATTTATTGGATTTAAATAATATTACAAAACCAGAAAATGTTAGGAATAAAAGGGTGTTTGATATGCTTGTTTCAGCTTTTCTGTTTGTTCTTTTTCCAGTAGTGATGTTGATTCAAAGAAAACCCATAGGTTTTGTTTTAAATTGCTTTCAGGTATTTGTTGGTAAAAGGACATGGGTAGGTTTTAATGTTACAGGAGAGGATTTAAAGTTGCCAAAAATCAAAGAGGGAGTGCTTAAAATAACAACCCGTGAAAAGGAGCAATCTCCAGAAAGGCTTTATAAATTGAATATGATTTATGCCAAAGATTATAATGTTTCAACAGATTTAAAGATAGTATTAGGGAATCTAAGGTTTTTGGGAGGTTAA
- a CDS encoding succinylglutamate desuccinylase/aspartoacylase family protein, giving the protein MEINGEKIKKGTYKCVQIPISTLPSGTSLTIDVHVFLAKENGPTVLFAGGLHGDEINGVEIVRQAIEKKSFSNLKKGAVIAIPLINTLGFINYARETSGKDVNRSFPGSKSGSLASLIAYEITNEILPWVDFGVDFHTGGASLYNYPQLRVTKEDEEALALAKASGVPLIIKKNAIAKSHRKQALLNDKPLVVYEGGESLRLDNFSIAEGLKIINNILMHYGVIEGKLIKDESEVFEESKWMRSPSSGVFLLLKKAGDYVEKGEVLGEVNQINSSKKEIIRSKYKGKLIGHRNNPVVVKGDALFHVAIK; this is encoded by the coding sequence ATGGAAATAAATGGAGAAAAAATAAAAAAAGGAACGTATAAATGTGTTCAAATTCCAATTTCAACCTTGCCTTCAGGTACGAGTTTGACGATTGATGTGCATGTTTTTTTAGCAAAAGAAAATGGACCAACTGTTTTGTTTGCTGGTGGATTGCATGGTGATGAAATTAATGGGGTAGAAATTGTAAGGCAAGCAATAGAAAAAAAGAGTTTTTCTAACCTAAAAAAAGGGGCGGTCATTGCTATCCCCTTAATTAATACATTGGGGTTTATAAATTACGCTCGAGAAACAAGTGGGAAAGATGTTAATCGTAGTTTTCCAGGTTCAAAATCAGGGTCTTTAGCTTCGTTGATTGCTTATGAAATCACTAACGAAATATTGCCGTGGGTTGATTTTGGAGTGGACTTCCATACGGGAGGAGCAAGTCTGTATAATTACCCTCAGTTAAGAGTCACCAAAGAAGATGAAGAGGCGCTAGCCCTAGCTAAGGCTTCTGGAGTACCACTGATAATTAAAAAGAATGCAATAGCAAAATCACACCGTAAACAGGCGTTGCTTAACGATAAACCTTTGGTGGTGTATGAAGGAGGGGAGTCATTAAGGTTAGACAATTTTTCAATAGCAGAGGGACTTAAAATTATCAATAATATACTGATGCACTATGGAGTGATAGAGGGGAAGCTTATTAAAGATGAGTCTGAAGTTTTTGAAGAGTCTAAGTGGATGAGAAGTCCTTCTTCAGGAGTGTTTTTATTATTGAAGAAAGCAGGAGATTACGTGGAAAAGGGAGAAGTGTTAGGAGAAGTTAATCAAATAAATAGCTCAAAAAAAGAAATAATTCGTTCAAAATACAAAGGTAAATTAATAGGGCATCGTAATAATCCTGTAGTTGTAAAAGGGGATGCGTTATTTCATGTGGCTATAAAATAA
- a CDS encoding type IX secretion system membrane protein PorP/SprF, producing MKYLFLISLFASFVSFGQQLALQSQYMFDKFTINPAFAGTQKGIPVHIGVRRQWSAIKEAPATQYLSTNMNIFGGLGAGITLYNEAAGPTRRTGLGLAGAYQFSLFKSGENHHQLSLGLSGTLSQHALDKKKLETYLPDDPTIIAAYDNQLLPDATFGAYYHNADKYFVALSIVNLIQTQTDIYNIANDVKNNFVRNYYLMGGVNIDASDVLTIQPGFLVQAIEALPMQFDISSRFIYENKYWVGASYRHQDAIVAMFGFNYSGVEFGYSYDVTTSNIKTYSNGSHELHLTYRIAPRNGLKGGKRGARYF from the coding sequence ATGAAATATCTATTTTTAATATCATTATTTGCCTCTTTTGTAAGTTTTGGACAACAATTGGCTTTGCAAAGTCAGTATATGTTTGATAAGTTTACTATTAATCCAGCTTTTGCTGGTACGCAAAAAGGAATTCCTGTTCACATAGGAGTGCGCAGACAATGGTCAGCAATCAAAGAGGCGCCAGCAACACAGTATTTGTCTACTAATATGAATATATTTGGTGGTTTAGGTGCAGGAATTACGCTTTATAATGAAGCAGCAGGGCCAACTCGAAGAACTGGATTAGGTTTAGCTGGAGCGTATCAGTTTTCATTGTTTAAATCTGGTGAGAATCATCATCAGCTGTCATTAGGACTGTCAGGTACTTTGAGTCAACACGCTTTGGATAAAAAGAAATTAGAGACGTATTTACCAGATGATCCTACAATAATAGCAGCTTATGATAATCAATTGTTGCCAGATGCAACTTTTGGAGCTTATTATCATAATGCAGATAAATACTTTGTCGCGCTATCTATTGTTAACCTTATTCAAACTCAAACTGATATTTATAATATAGCTAATGATGTTAAGAATAATTTTGTGAGGAACTATTACCTAATGGGAGGGGTAAATATTGATGCAAGTGATGTGTTGACAATTCAACCAGGTTTTTTAGTGCAAGCGATAGAAGCATTACCGATGCAGTTTGATATTAGTTCTAGATTTATTTATGAAAATAAGTATTGGGTAGGGGCTTCATATAGGCATCAAGATGCAATTGTGGCGATGTTTGGTTTTAACTATTCAGGAGTTGAGTTTGGGTATTCTTACGATGTAACGACATCTAATATTAAGACGTATAGTAACGGTTCGCACGAACTACATCTAACCTACAGAATTGCGCCTAGAAATGGATTAAAAGGGGGGAAAAGAGGAGCTAGATATTTTTAA
- a CDS encoding YgjV family protein, whose translation MEIFGITLTEWVGYAASLGVLVSFLMKDIKVLRVVNSVGCALFVAYGFMLGSIPIIVTNVAILVVNAYYLLKKEA comes from the coding sequence ATGGAAATATTTGGAATTACACTAACAGAGTGGGTAGGTTATGCGGCTTCTCTGGGGGTGTTAGTGTCTTTTTTAATGAAAGACATTAAGGTGTTGAGAGTTGTGAATTCTGTGGGATGCGCTTTGTTTGTGGCGTATGGTTTTATGTTGGGGTCGATTCCAATTATAGTAACCAATGTAGCGATATTGGTTGTTAATGCTTATTACTTATTGAAAAAGGAAGCTTAG
- a CDS encoding T9SS type A sorting domain-containing protein, producing MKKLLLIVLTIISLNYLFGQGYYYQWHQQLNRLTITQTTEDANGNLYHIGHYSINPDLEPGANSNNYSSNGQNDFFIQKTDNLGNLIWVKTFGSAGQDFAEDIVIDNLGYIYITGSFSGTLDFDPSNNIYNRASNGGTDVFILKLNSSGDLTWIKTLGGTEYDEGNSIDIDNSNNVYITGTFKNSVYFDQANSAHQLTASTYNPYILKLTSGGNFTWVNTFNCSSFSYGEQIKIDNNNNIITLGKFQGSIDLDPSSSTTNINSNGFYDLYISKIDENGNYIWSNSIGSSGNEYPYDIELDNNNNVYIQGGFGGTIDFDPSSNTHNINNSIQNQVFVQKTNEDGSWNWTKSLDGCTPKRLSINNDKLLVNGLFSGTVDFDYSSGTDIKTSNGGDDIYCVKIDTAGNFEQSFTIGNSSSDDTYEINVFKDSSFILYGFFQSSSIEGNPEGNSTPILYSDGGSVFFTKYQICTPTNTTITQTACESYSSPSGNYTWNSSGTYFDTLTNISGCDSVITINLTINNSSTSTDIQSACGSYTWIDGNTYTTSNNTAIYTTTNAAGCDSIITLDLTILNSSTSTDTQTACGSFTWLDGNIYTTNNNSATYTTTNAAGCDSIITLDLTILNNTTSTDTQTACGSFTWLDGNIYTTNNNSATYTTTNAAGCDSIITLDLTILNSTTSTDTQTACGSYTWVDGNTYTTNNNSATYTTTNTAGCDSIITLNLTIHNVDTSVTQNNLTLTANASGAQYQWFECNNSTALMGETNISFTPTTSGNYAVEITTLEGCVDTSSCYTVLNTSIHEINKAINIFPQPFQTDFNISFEAAEERTITLYDLNGKIVFSKITTEQEINIRPTPITRGTYILNIIDNNSTNNYTIVKH from the coding sequence ATGAAAAAACTATTACTTATTGTTCTCACAATAATTAGTCTTAATTATTTATTTGGACAAGGCTATTATTATCAGTGGCATCAACAATTAAATCGACTAACCATCACCCAAACGACTGAAGATGCCAATGGAAACCTTTATCATATTGGTCATTATTCTATTAATCCAGACTTAGAACCTGGAGCCAATTCAAATAATTACTCATCCAATGGACAAAATGACTTTTTTATCCAAAAAACAGATAACCTTGGAAATTTAATCTGGGTTAAAACATTTGGAAGTGCTGGTCAAGACTTTGCAGAAGACATTGTTATTGACAACCTCGGATACATTTATATCACTGGTAGCTTTAGCGGCACATTAGATTTTGACCCTTCAAACAACATATACAACAGAGCATCAAACGGAGGAACAGATGTTTTTATACTTAAATTAAATTCTTCTGGAGATTTGACATGGATTAAAACACTAGGAGGAACTGAATATGACGAGGGAAATTCAATAGACATTGACAACTCTAACAATGTCTACATTACAGGAACATTCAAAAACAGTGTTTATTTTGATCAAGCGAACTCCGCTCACCAACTTACTGCATCAACATACAATCCCTACATCCTTAAATTGACTTCTGGAGGAAACTTCACATGGGTAAATACATTCAACTGTAGTTCTTTTTCCTATGGTGAACAAATAAAAATCGACAACAATAACAATATAATAACATTAGGAAAATTTCAAGGATCTATTGATTTAGACCCATCTTCTTCAACAACCAACATAAACTCTAATGGTTTTTACGATCTATACATCAGCAAAATTGATGAAAACGGGAACTACATTTGGAGTAACAGTATAGGAAGTAGCGGAAACGAATACCCATACGACATAGAATTAGATAACAACAACAATGTATACATACAAGGTGGATTTGGTGGAACTATAGACTTCGACCCTTCTTCTAACACTCACAACATAAACAACTCCATTCAAAACCAAGTTTTCGTTCAAAAAACAAATGAAGACGGAAGTTGGAACTGGACTAAATCCCTAGACGGGTGCACCCCTAAAAGACTCTCAATAAACAATGACAAACTATTAGTAAACGGTTTATTTTCAGGAACAGTAGACTTCGACTACAGCTCAGGAACAGATATAAAAACATCCAATGGAGGAGATGATATTTACTGTGTGAAAATTGACACTGCTGGAAACTTCGAACAATCATTCACAATAGGAAACTCCAGTAGTGATGATACTTATGAAATCAACGTTTTTAAAGACTCAAGTTTTATCTTATATGGTTTTTTTCAAAGTAGTTCAATAGAAGGTAATCCTGAGGGCAACTCCACCCCCATTCTATACTCTGACGGAGGAAGTGTTTTCTTTACAAAATACCAAATATGTACTCCAACTAATACAACCATTACTCAAACAGCTTGTGAGTCATATAGCTCTCCAAGCGGCAATTACACATGGAATAGTTCTGGAACTTATTTTGACACCTTAACCAACATATCTGGATGCGATTCTGTAATCACTATCAATTTAACAATTAACAACAGCTCTACATCTACCGACATTCAATCTGCTTGTGGAAGCTATACTTGGATTGACGGCAATACTTATACCACCAGTAATAACACTGCTATTTATACCACCACCAATGCTGCAGGGTGTGACTCCATAATCACGCTTGACTTAACTATCTTAAACAGTTCAACGTCTACTGATACCCAAACCGCTTGTGGAAGTTTCACTTGGTTAGATGGCAATATTTACACTACAAACAACAACTCTGCTACTTATACCACCACCAATGCCGCTGGGTGTGACTCCATAATCACGCTTGACTTGACTATTTTAAATAACACAACGTCTACTGATACCCAAACCGCTTGTGGAAGTTTCACTTGGTTAGACGGCAATATTTACACTACAAACAACAACTCTGCTACTTATACCACCACCAATGCCGCTGGGTGTGACTCCATAATCACGCTTGACTTAACTATTTTAAATAGCACAACGTCTACTGATACCCAAACCGCTTGTGGAAGCTATACTTGGGTTGATGGTAACACTTATACTACGAACAACAACTCTGCTACATATACCACAACAAACACTGCGGGATGTGACTCCATAATTACTTTGAATCTAACGATACATAACGTTGACACCTCTGTTACCCAAAACAACTTAACGTTAACAGCAAATGCTAGTGGCGCACAATATCAATGGTTCGAATGTAATAACTCCACTGCTCTAATGGGAGAAACGAACATCAGCTTTACCCCAACTACTAGCGGGAACTATGCGGTGGAGATCACCACCCTTGAAGGTTGCGTCGATACTAGTAGTTGTTACACCGTTTTGAACACTTCTATTCATGAGATCAATAAGGCTATAAACATATTCCCTCAACCTTTCCAAACGGACTTTAATATTTCTTTTGAAGCCGCAGAAGAAAGAACAATCACATTGTATGATCTCAATGGTAAAATTGTTTTCTCTAAAATCACAACAGAGCAAGAGATTAACATTAGACCTACTCCAATAACAAGAGGAACCTATATTTTAAACATCATAGACAACAATTCTACCAACAACTATACAATTGTTAAACATTAG
- a CDS encoding YceI family protein codes for MKKIFITGFAFAALLSSCGEAENKIESHEAKEVKHEEVKETSVKYTTIQEGSVVKWMGSHIGGVGAHNGTVSVSEGELTVTDGKLANGKFSIDMSTIHVEDLEKDSEDYGKLVGHLENEDFFNVAKFTNATFELTEVTPLEEGDFNSKITGNLSLLGVERSISFDAKIDIADNEVTINSQTFTIDRTQWGNEYNKEGAEGVPADYIISNDITLTIETSIGK; via the coding sequence ATGAAAAAAATATTTATTACAGGTTTTGCTTTCGCTGCACTTTTAAGCTCATGTGGTGAAGCAGAAAACAAGATTGAATCGCACGAAGCAAAAGAAGTAAAACATGAAGAAGTAAAAGAAACTTCTGTTAAGTACACTACTATTCAAGAAGGAAGTGTTGTGAAGTGGATGGGATCTCATATTGGAGGTGTAGGAGCTCATAATGGAACCGTTTCTGTTTCTGAAGGAGAACTTACAGTTACTGATGGAAAATTGGCCAATGGAAAGTTTTCTATTGATATGTCAACTATTCATGTTGAAGATTTAGAAAAAGACTCTGAAGATTACGGAAAACTAGTTGGGCACTTAGAAAATGAAGACTTTTTTAATGTTGCTAAATTTACTAATGCTACATTTGAATTAACAGAAGTTACTCCTCTTGAAGAAGGTGATTTTAACTCAAAAATAACTGGAAACTTATCTTTATTAGGAGTTGAAAGAAGCATTTCTTTTGATGCTAAAATTGACATTGCTGATAATGAAGTAACCATTAACTCTCAAACATTTACAATCGATAGAACACAATGGGGGAATGAGTACAACAAAGAAGGAGCTGAAGGAGTTCCTGCTGATTATATCATTAGCAATGATATCACACTGACCATAGAAACTTCTATTGGAAAGTAA
- a CDS encoding tetratricopeptide repeat protein gives MMFINNIRVKAFLLFLFLIVTLFGWAQKTGVYTDEYVAYREAQELFDKEKFSPAQEKFLEVINAIKTPQNETKINAEYYYAICALELFHQDAEYLLSRFAVEHPEHSKAQTVYFQLGLQKYRLKKFKSVIEYFEQVDPYYLSDNEKTEYEFKLGYSYFYVKKYSEAKVHFAAIKDESSSYQTPALYYYSHIAYTEKNYQTALNGFKQISDSEMFKNIVPYYVAQIYHKQKKYEELIDYAPQYFETISKKRRAEYAKLIGDAYYFEKRYKEAIPYLKEFKKGAKSTRISNYQLAYAYYQTKDYQNAVNNYKRVSSRRDTLSQIAMYQLGDCFLQFDNRLEARIAFKAASKLHFDPEIQENALFNYAKLAYQIDGPYSESTEAFLEYIDKYPKSEQLDEAYEFLIKGYMTTKKYDEALASIEKIKRKDNRIKQAYQNIAFNRGIELFQNNQYDEAIVRFKQVEKYPFDKKTNAASLYWTGEAYYKKKDYEQAIDKFVEFRLEPGAALTNVFREADYSVAYAYFMKAHPFKDGELNVSSENRAARKSNLEKSITAFRNFIQLKDRVDAKKLEDAYLRLADCYYLLPDDKLAVANYSKAINIGQGNMAYAYFQKAKSQGLLGDIKGKAKTLKALTDKYPKSTYQVLSLRELAQAYQQQGNNDKAIKVYKDFIKDYPNNRYVPEMMVNLGGIYVREKNYNEAEVYLLRVLDEYPSATIEKESAIAQMKSVFIGRDDLPGYYDWLKRRGVSVESAEVDSALWEPVYMAWNKGDCNLIERESQTYLQKVPNGVHQISAHFYLATCYYTTDQNKSLEHYNFVISKPNNEYYEEALQYGSQISYANGDYETAKTNYNKLESVAANTDNITTAIIQQMWCNWKLNDYPNAIAYADKVLALSGLEDVTEVEALRIKGLSLRETRDYENAKAVLRACNNKTKSIKGAEAKYYVAEILYEEANYEECELEIMELVNQKPSYDYWIAKAILLLGENFIALEDYYNARSSLQSVIDNYEGKDDVEIKQKAQDRIDYIDALESQNQNKSGEEDIEELDLNND, from the coding sequence ATGATGTTTATCAATAATATAAGAGTGAAAGCGTTTTTGCTGTTTCTTTTTCTGATCGTTACGTTGTTTGGTTGGGCTCAAAAAACTGGAGTTTATACCGATGAGTATGTGGCTTATAGAGAGGCGCAAGAACTCTTTGATAAAGAAAAATTTAGTCCAGCTCAGGAAAAGTTTTTAGAGGTTATTAATGCAATTAAAACACCTCAAAATGAGACCAAAATAAATGCAGAGTACTATTATGCTATTTGCGCGTTAGAATTATTTCATCAAGATGCAGAATATTTATTGAGTCGTTTTGCCGTCGAACATCCAGAACATTCTAAAGCTCAAACGGTCTATTTTCAGTTAGGTTTACAAAAATATAGATTAAAAAAGTTTAAATCAGTTATTGAGTATTTTGAGCAAGTGGATCCTTATTATTTGTCCGATAACGAAAAAACAGAATATGAATTCAAATTAGGATACAGTTATTTTTATGTAAAGAAGTATTCAGAAGCTAAAGTACATTTTGCAGCAATTAAAGATGAATCTTCAAGTTATCAAACACCAGCGCTTTATTACTACAGCCATATTGCTTATACTGAAAAAAACTACCAAACAGCATTAAATGGTTTTAAGCAAATTTCTGATTCGGAAATGTTTAAAAATATAGTGCCTTATTACGTGGCGCAAATTTATCATAAACAAAAGAAGTATGAGGAACTCATTGATTATGCACCGCAGTATTTTGAAACAATTAGTAAAAAACGAAGAGCAGAATATGCGAAGTTGATAGGAGATGCTTATTATTTTGAAAAAAGGTATAAGGAGGCCATTCCTTATTTAAAAGAGTTTAAAAAAGGAGCAAAATCAACAAGAATATCCAATTATCAATTAGCATACGCATATTATCAAACAAAAGATTATCAGAATGCAGTTAATAATTATAAAAGAGTTTCTTCTAGGAGAGATACGCTTTCTCAAATAGCAATGTATCAATTGGGAGATTGTTTTTTACAGTTTGATAACCGATTGGAGGCTAGAATAGCGTTTAAGGCAGCAAGTAAATTACATTTTGATCCAGAAATTCAAGAGAATGCTTTATTCAATTATGCAAAACTAGCTTATCAAATAGATGGTCCATACAGTGAATCAACAGAAGCATTTTTAGAATATATAGATAAATATCCAAAGTCAGAACAGTTGGACGAGGCTTATGAATTTTTAATTAAAGGTTATATGACGACTAAGAAATATGATGAAGCTTTAGCGTCTATAGAAAAAATAAAACGAAAAGATAATCGAATAAAACAAGCATATCAAAATATCGCTTTTAACAGAGGAATAGAGTTGTTTCAAAATAATCAATACGATGAGGCTATTGTACGTTTTAAACAAGTAGAGAAGTATCCTTTTGATAAAAAGACGAATGCGGCAAGTTTATATTGGACTGGTGAAGCTTATTATAAAAAGAAAGATTACGAACAAGCTATTGATAAATTTGTTGAGTTTAGGTTAGAGCCAGGAGCAGCTTTAACTAATGTTTTTAGAGAAGCTGATTATAGTGTTGCTTATGCATATTTTATGAAAGCACACCCATTTAAGGATGGTGAATTGAATGTGAGTAGTGAGAACCGAGCAGCTAGAAAGTCGAATTTAGAAAAATCGATTACAGCATTTAGAAACTTTATTCAGTTAAAGGATCGTGTTGATGCTAAAAAACTTGAAGATGCCTATTTAAGATTAGCCGATTGCTATTACTTACTTCCAGATGATAAGTTGGCGGTAGCTAATTATTCCAAAGCAATAAATATAGGTCAAGGGAATATGGCGTACGCTTATTTTCAAAAGGCAAAATCACAAGGTTTATTGGGGGATATTAAAGGAAAAGCAAAAACTCTTAAAGCTTTAACAGATAAATATCCAAAATCGACTTATCAAGTACTTTCACTTAGAGAATTAGCCCAAGCATACCAGCAGCAAGGGAATAATGATAAAGCAATTAAGGTGTATAAAGATTTCATTAAAGACTATCCGAATAATCGATATGTTCCTGAAATGATGGTCAATTTAGGTGGTATTTATGTGAGAGAGAAAAACTATAATGAGGCTGAAGTTTATTTGTTAAGAGTGCTGGATGAATATCCTTCTGCTACCATTGAAAAAGAGTCTGCTATTGCGCAAATGAAGAGTGTTTTTATTGGGAGAGATGATTTGCCAGGGTATTATGATTGGTTGAAACGTAGAGGGGTTAGTGTAGAATCGGCAGAAGTAGATTCTGCATTGTGGGAACCAGTATACATGGCGTGGAATAAAGGGGATTGTAATTTGATAGAGCGAGAGAGTCAGACTTACTTGCAAAAAGTGCCTAATGGAGTACATCAAATAAGTGCTCATTTTTACCTAGCAACATGTTATTATACAACCGACCAGAACAAGTCTTTGGAACATTATAATTTTGTGATTAGTAAGCCAAATAATGAGTATTATGAAGAAGCCTTACAGTATGGTTCTCAAATTAGCTATGCTAATGGAGATTATGAAACAGCCAAAACGAACTATAATAAGTTGGAGTCTGTTGCCGCCAATACAGATAATATAACCACAGCAATTATCCAGCAAATGTGGTGTAATTGGAAATTGAATGATTATCCTAATGCAATTGCTTATGCAGATAAAGTGTTGGCGCTTTCTGGATTAGAGGACGTAACAGAGGTAGAAGCTTTAAGGATTAAAGGGCTTTCTTTAAGAGAGACCAGAGATTACGAAAATGCCAAAGCTGTATTGAGAGCGTGTAATAATAAAACGAAGAGTATAAAAGGAGCAGAAGCAAAGTATTATGTAGCCGAAATTTTATATGAAGAAGCTAATTATGAGGAGTGTGAATTAGAGATTATGGAGTTGGTGAATCAGAAACCAAGTTACGACTACTGGATAGCAAAAGCAATCTTGTTGTTGGGAGAAAACTTTATTGCGCTTGAAGACTATTATAATGCACGATCTAGTTTACAAAGTGTTATTGATAATTACGAGGGAAAAGATGATGTAGAAATTAAGCAAAAAGCCCAAGATCGAATTGATTATATCGATGCTTTGGAAAGTCAGAACCAAAATAAAAGTGGTGAAGAAGATATTGAGGAATTAGATTTAAATAATGATTAA